From the Gossypium hirsutum isolate 1008001.06 chromosome A02, Gossypium_hirsutum_v2.1, whole genome shotgun sequence genome, the window AAGTGTGGGAAAAGAAATAGAAGAAGATGTAGGTGACTCCATCAGAATTCTTATTTCAGAATTACTCGGTAAGCCTTAGTCTTTCTAATTTGAAAAGATAgttgttgatatatatatattgattttcaTAACCTCATTTTTTTCTGTCTTAACCAAGTTCACTATCATATCGTACTTGTAATTTTATGTTACCATTTAGCGATGCAGGAGGTACTTGAAACAGGACATGAATTGTACAGTTCTGAGGTACATGAAGAATCTAGGCAATGATCCTAACAAGATCAATCTATTTTGCTTTTATATGCACTTTTTTCCTTTTGTAGTTTTCCATGAGTATATATAACTGTTTATTCATTTTGCATCCAGGTCCTCTGGATTTGGGGTATGCAATGTTTCACTGCTACTGAATTTCCATGCTAATAATGATATTATAAACAAGGAAATGGTTGTCCAAGCTTTCTTTTATATGCGATTtacttttagttcaattttttttcttcagaATATTTGTACAGCTGAGGAGATTTAATGGCATGATGTTGATGAAAGCCATATCTGATGGACATTGGACTGATTGTGTAAAGAGACGCCGATGCTGCTACTCCCATCCTTTGCTCTTCCAAACAAACATTAGCTTTATATTTTATCAATCACGTGTTGGGCTTTAGGTCCGGGTGTAAAGGGTGGACCTGTTGGTCCGGGTTTTAGTTCAGCCTACATTTGTTGTTATACTAGTCTATTTATTCTTTCTATGATAGTTTTAGTTCAGCCTAcatcttttgtatttttattgGATCCTGCTATATAGGAGCTTGGAGAGAAGGAGTATGTGCTCCTCATAGAGCTGCGGTGCCATGACTGTGCTGGCCTTGTGCGGAATGGTGCGGAGGAAGGTACTGCTGCAGGCGGTTATTTGCCAGTGTCCTTGTGCAGGTGGCTGGCCATTTGTGGAGACCGTCTGTCTCAAAGTTGTGTGAAATTTGGGCTGTAATTGTAAATCTTATGAAATTTAGGggctttttattaattttcaattatatgtatattgaaaagaatatataaaaacattataCATGGAAAATCCCTAAATGTTCTAAAAAAAACTGTCCAAATCAATTTTATTAAGTCCAATTAACCAAGGTTATGTCAAATTTGCAAGTTTACcacttcaatttttttcaattcataacTCCAAATATCTCAGTTTAACGAACATTATATGAAACGTTTAATAAGTTAGTGGTTTCCTAAATTTTTAAACTCcacaattaaaattgaaatatttaaataattatattattttttcaaagAATTGAAAAGTTGCTAATAATATAAGATATCTCGTCAATCTCATTTGTCTTTGAAAGAAGTTTCTTTCAAAGAAATTGCTAAGAAAAGAAGAATTGTAAACATTGTATCATCAAAATTTCCACTACTTTTTGACCATCAATCCATCTCAACTACCTAAGAAATTTACATTATTCATGTAAAACAAAGATGGAGCAAAAAGAGGAAAAGGTTGGAATTAATATGACTAATAAGAAGAATAAAATctcataattcaaaattaaaattaacaaaatgagAAAAGAAAGATGTAAAGCAAATTAAGTGTGAATGGAACATAAGACTAAGAATAAATGATTATTATCCCTTGCTTTAATATGTTGATAAAGTTTCATCACTTTTCAATCTTTAGGAATTGAATGTGATTTTACAAACATCATTGAAAAGTCCACAAAGTAGTGAGCAAATTCAGCCATCAATCTACCTCAAGTTTCAACCAGTTAGGAAAAATACcatcctttcattttttttatgattgagCTAAAACAAAGATTGAATCTTTAACATatgaataatatttaattacCTTTGTTAGTCAttctttacattttatttttctcgAAAATAAACCATGAATGTGTAGCTTaatggttaaatttgtgtataaaTAACTAGTATGCAAACAATCTTCCTTCATAGCCACCAAACATGAAGACTCTTCATTTCCTAATTTCACTCTTTTTACCTTCCTTCGTTTTCATTTCTCTTGTGTTGTCCTTTCCCCTTCCTCAAGTTGATCTCTCAAAGCAATGCCTTGATGACCAAAAATCTCCTCTGATGCAATTGCAACATCATCTTTACTATGCCCCtaattttactttctcttcaaaTTTTGACCTTTGGGATCTCAACACTAATTGTTGCTCTTGGGAAGGAGTCACTTGTGATGCTTATGGTCATGTCGTTGGCATTGATCTTAGCTACAAAAACCTTTCAGGCAGCTTTCACTCCATTTTCAATCTCCATCATCTTCAACACCTTAATCTTGCTGGAAACAACTTTAATACCACTCTGTTTTCATATGGGTTTGATCAACTCCAAAATTTAACCCATCTCGACCTTTCAAGCTCATGTTTCCACGGCCAAATTCCAATGAAGATCTCACACTTAACAAGGTTAGTCTCTCTTGACCTATCTTATCAAGATGATTGCTATTGGAGATATTACAAAGTTCTCTACCCTGGCTTCTACAACTATTTTTCATTGCCTTACGAACTTCAACGACCCCTCAAATTAGAGAAACCAAACTTCAAGACATTAATCAAGGATTTGAGGTTTCTCACGGAGCTTTATTTGGATAGTGTTGACATTTCAACTCAAAGTACTAAATGGTGTGAAACCACATCTCTTGTACTTTCCAACCTGCGTGTGTTGAGTCTGTCAAACTGTGGTTTGAAAGGTCCATTATGTTCTTCACTCTCAAGACTTCCTTTTCTTTCCAAACTTATCCTTGATGTGAACCCAATCTCTTATTTACCTCCCAATTTCTTGGTAAATTCCTCTCTTTTGGTTTCTCTCAGTTTAGTGAATTGCAATTTGAGTGGCCATTTTCCAACTCACATTCTCTTATTGCCAAAAGTTCAAAGCATTGACCTTTCAGGCAATGATCGACTTATAGGTCATTTTCCAGAATTTTCATCAAACAATTCTTTAAAGAGTTTGTCGCTTTGGTATACAAAATTTAGTGGAAAACTACCTCAATCAATTGGAAATCTTAAGTTCTTGACAGACCTAACTCTTACTTTGTGCAATTTTTTTGGACCCATTCCATCATCAATTGCAAATCTTAGTTCCCTGGTCAACCTAGATCTAGCAGGGAACAAGCTTTCCGGATCAATACATTCTTCTTTATTTACTCTTCCATCATTAAAGTCCTTGTCTCTTTCAGAAAATCAATTGGTTGGGAAAATTGATGAGTTCCCCAATGCATCTTCTTCTTTGATTCAAGAATTATATATGGGCAATAATTATTTAACAGGACCAATCCCGAAGTCAATCCTTCAACTTCCATGGCTTGAACGGCTTTTTATTAGAGGCAATAGCTTTAGTTCCGTGAAGCTTGACATGTTTATCCAACTCAAGAACTTAAGGTATCTTAACCTAAACAATATAGGCTTGTTAAGTGAAAGTGGAAACGGAAGTCTTCCTTTTCCCCAATTAGAGAGCCTAAGGTTAAGGTCATGCAATCTTACTGAATTTCCAGAATTCATCAAAACACAAGACAAGTTGGTTGAGTTAGATCTTTCTGGCAATCATATCCATGGTGTTGTGCCTAATTGGTTGTGGAAGAGCACTCTTTTATCCTTACACCTTTCTGTCAATGTGATTGATTTTCCAAAACAGCTTCCCTTAAATGATGCAAACTTCTCTTTCCCAATGTTGACGGAATTGTTTCTGGAATCCTGTAATGTAAGTGCGTTTCCAGAGTTCTTAAAGAGTCAAGAAAATCTAGAATATCTCGacctttcaaataataaaataagtgatGTAATACCAAACTGGGTGTGGAAGAAACGTTTGCGTTATCTGAATCTTGCAAATAACCATCTCTCATCTTTGGACCAACTTTTACCTGACCAGAGTTCAACTTCTGCACAAACCTCCTTACCTAGATCAATTTGCAATTCAAGTCAACTTATGTTTTTCAACGCATCTCATAACAATTTCAGCGGCCTGATTCCAAATTGCTTAGGCAAAATGAATGCTCTTAATTTGTTGGATCTGCAAAGAAATAACTTCAGTGGAATGTTACCAAAATTTCCAAAAGTAACCCAACTACAAATTCTCAAAGTTAGTGAGAATAGATTGGAAGGGAAGTTGCCCAGATCATTAGCGGAATGCACTCAGCTTGAAGTTTTGGACGTGGGAAACAACATGATGAATGATACATTCCCTTTTTGGTTGGAGAAATTGCCTGCGCTAAAGGTTCTCATTTTGCGGGAGAACAGATTTTATGGTCAAATGAAACATTTCAAGCATAAATCTCTTTTCCCAAGTTTGGATGAGTTGGACATTGCTTCAAACCAGTTTTCTGGTGAACTATCCATCGATTTCCTTCAATCCACTCAACTAAGGTCACTTAAAATAGGTGGAAATAAATTGGAAGGGAGGTTGTCGAGATTATTAGCCAATTGCACAACACTTGAGGTTCTGGACCTCGAAAATAATATGGTTCATGATACATTCCCATTTTGGTTACAGAAGCTGCCTTCCTTGAAGGTTCTCATTTTGCGAGCAAACAGATTCTACGGCACAATTACAAAATTTGACACGGAACGTGGGTTTCCAAAGCTACGCATATTGGACATTGCTTCCAACAATTTTTCAGGTGACTTGTCCATTGAATTTGTGCAAAGCTTGAAGGCAATGATGCAGATAACAAATGACGACAAAGCTAAGCTGGATTACATTGGAGAGAATTATTATCAAGATTCTGTAACAATTTTCAACAAAGGGATTGAGCTGTTTTACGAAAAAATCTTAACCCCTCTTACTTGTCTTGACCTTTCCAACAATAGTTTCCATGAGAGAATACCAGAAGAAATACAAATGCTGAGGTCACTCAGAGTGATGAACTTATCCAACAACGGCTTCTCTGGTGAAATCCCATTAGCATTTCAAAATCTAAAAGATCTCGAATCTTTGGATCTCTCACAAAACAAACTTTCAGGGAAGATTCCTCCACAGCTTACAACTCTAACTTTCCTAGAGGCACTGAACTTGTCTTACAACCCACTTGAAGGGATCATACCGCAAGGAAACCAATTCAGTACATTTTCAAATGATTCATACCGTGGGAATCCAAAATTATGTGGTCTGCAATTGTCCAAAAAATGCAATGAAGTTGGTCTTCTAGTGCCTGCGGCTCCAGGGGAAGAGAAACAATCATGGTTATATGCTATGTCTACTTGGAAAATTGTTTTGATAGGTTATGGTAGTGGTTTGGTGGTTGGGCTATGTATCGGATATACAGTGCTGAATGAGTTGGGAAACAAATGGGTTGACAAGTTcaaaaaacaagggaaaagaaacaaaaaaagatcTAGGTGACTCTGTCAGAATTCAAGTTTCATCTTTCTAATTTGAAAAGAtagttgtttatatatatattggttttcATAACCTCATTTTTTTCTGTCTTTACGATGTTCTCTATCATATCGTACTTGTACATTGTCATTCATTTTCCAGACTCTATTGTAATTTTATGTTACCATTTGGCCATGCAAGAGGTACTTGAAGCGGGACATGGAAAGTACAGTCAGAAGGTACTAGTTTCTTTTGACTATGAGTATTTTTTCTCTTAATATATATTGACAAAGTTCAACATCATATCGTACTGTATTTATTCTTGTAGCAACGACAAAGTTACCTTGATGAAGTGCATAGGTACTTGATCCATGACATGGAATAAACAGATATGAGGTATATGAAGAATCTAGGCAATGATCCTAACAAGATCAATGCACTGGTTTGTAATTTTGCCTTTCTATGCACTtgatgaagttggttcagcatgcagcaaactcgacagcatgtaggccatgaagaccaagtcatgcaggagctgctgatgcaagcttattttgtttattttgtatttcctagtcaatgaaatgtaatcttagttcatttctaactaagttagattgttgactgatgtaattagcttatgtatgagctgtaaacacaactttgtgtaagtttacaagccaaaatttcaagtttccatgtcattagtagaggtaggtgatgtttaggtaattacttactgtttttgacaagcttagtgcctgttttatgtattggcattgtgccattatgcattttatgaatgaagttcagtttgttcatcaatttctctattcatttttcttagcttttcttcctttctcttgctcgaattctcttgtttgctcagcaagtctcgagacttgcttaACAAGTTTGCACTGAATATGTTAGTTTCAGTTacagcaccaacaattggtatcagagcctatttcttaagggatctgttacACAAAtccatggcttcatcaagcttttcaccagctgcacctcaagtcttcaatggagaaggctatcacatatgggtggtcaaaatgaagacctacTTGCAGGTTTTCGATTTGTGGGAGGTGGTCAACTCTGATGTTGAACTAGAGCCACTTAGAGCTAATCCAACAATGGCTCagatcaggcagcatgctgatgaaaggaccaagaggcacaaggctatgtcttgcatccaaaacttagtgtctgatgtgattttcacaagg encodes:
- the LOC107922167 gene encoding receptor-like protein 7 — translated: MKTLHFLISLFLPSFVFISLVLSFPLPQVDLSKQCLDDQKSPLMQLQHHLYYAPNFTFSSNFDLWDLNTNCCSWEGVTCDAYGHVVGIDLSYKNLSGSFHSIFNLHHLQHLNLAGNNFNTTLFSYGFDQLQNLTHLDLSSSCFHGQIPMKISHLTRLVSLDLSYQDDCYWRYYKVLYPGFYNYFSLPYELQRPLKLEKPNFKTLIKDLRFLTELYLDSVDISTQSTKWCETTSLVLSNLRVLSLSNCGLKGPLCSSLSRLPFLSKLILDVNPISYLPPNFLVNSSLLVSLSLVNCNLSGHFPTHILLLPKVQSIDLSGNDRLIGHFPEFSSNNSLKSLSLWYTKFSGKLPQSIGNLKFLTDLTLTLCNFFGPIPSSIANLSSLVNLDLAGNKLSGSIHSSLFTLPSLKSLSLSENQLVGKIDEFPNASSSLIQELYMGNNYLTGPIPKSILQLPWLERLFIRGNSFSSVKLDMFIQLKNLRYLNLNNIGLLSESGNGSLPFPQLESLRLRSCNLTEFPEFIKTQDKLVELDLSGNHIHGVVPNWLWKSTLLSLHLSVNVIDFPKQLPLNDANFSFPMLTELFLESCNVSAFPEFLKSQENLEYLDLSNNKISDVIPNWVWKKRLRYLNLANNHLSSLDQLLPDQSSTSAQTSLPRSICNSSQLMFFNASHNNFSGLIPNCLGKMNALNLLDLQRNNFSGMLPKFPKVTQLQILKVSENRLEGKLPRSLAECTQLEVLDVGNNMMNDTFPFWLEKLPALKVLILRENRFYGQMKHFKHKSLFPSLDELDIASNQFSGELSIDFLQSTQLRSLKIGGNKLEGRLSRLLANCTTLEVLDLENNMVHDTFPFWLQKLPSLKVLILRANRFYGTITKFDTERGFPKLRILDIASNNFSGDLSIEFVQSLKAMMQITNDDKAKLDYIGENYYQDSVTIFNKGIELFYEKILTPLTCLDLSNNSFHERIPEEIQMLRSLRVMNLSNNGFSGEIPLAFQNLKDLESLDLSQNKLSGKIPPQLTTLTFLEALNLSYNPLEGIIPQGNQFSTFSNDSYRGNPKLCGLQLSKKCNEVGLLVPAAPGEEKQSWLYAMSTWKIVLIGYGSGLVVGLCIGYTVLNELGNKWVDKFKKQGKRNKKRSR